In the Acidimicrobiales bacterium genome, GCCAACGGCATCGCCACCAACGAGGGCGGCATGCACGAGGAGGGCTTCAAGAAGGCCCTCACCAACGCCGTCAACAAGTACGCCCGGACCCGCAACCTGCTCAAGGAGAAGGATCCCAACCTCCTCGGCGAGGACATCCGCGAGGGCCTCACCGCCATCATCAGCGTGCGCCTCACCGACCCGCAGTTCGAGGGCCAGACCAAGGCCAAGCTCGGCAACGTCTCCATCCGCTCGCTGGTCGAGCGGGCCACCAACGAGAAGCTGGTCGACTGGCTGGAGGAGAACCCCACCGAGGGCGGCCAGATCGCCCGGAAGGCGGTCCAGGCCTCCCGAGCCCGGGTCGCCGCCCAGCAGGCCCGCAACGCCACCCGCCGCAAGTCCCCGCTCGAGGGCGCGGGCATGCCCGGCAAGCTCACCGACTGCTCGTCGCGCGACCCCCGCGCCACCGAGCTGTTCATCGTCGAGGGCGACTCCGCCGGCGGCTCGGCCATCAAGGCCCGCCGCCCCGAGACCCAGGCGATCCTCCCGATCCGAGGCAAGATCCTCAACGTCGAGCGGGCCCGCATCGACAAGATGCTCAAGAACAACGAGGTCGAGGCGCTCATCAAGGCCATCGGCGCCGGCTTCGGCGACGACTTCGACGTCACCAAGATCCGCTACCACAAGATCATCCTCATGGCCGACGCCGACGAGGACGGCAGCCACATCCGGGCTCTGCTGCTCACGCTCCTGTTCCGCCAGATGAAGGACCTCGTCGAGGCCGGCCACGTCTACATCGCCCAGCCGCCGCTGTTCTCCACCGTGGTGGGCAAGGAGAAGGCGTACCTCAAGGACGAGGTCGCCCGGACCCGCTTCCTCGAGGAGCACGCCCCGAAGAAGTTCGAGTTCCAGCGCCTGAAGGGCCTCGGCGAGATGGACTGGAAGGAGCTGGGCGAGACCACCATGGACCCGACCCGGCGGACCCTGCTGCAGGTCTCGGTCGAGCAAGCCGCCATCGCGGATGAGGTGATGAGCGTCCTCATGGGCGACGACGTCGCCGTCCGCAAGCACTTCATCACCACCAACGCCAAGGACGTGAGGTTCCTCGACATATGAGCGACGTGACGCCTCCGGGCGACGGCGAGGGCACGACCACCGCCATCGCCGGCATCGAGCCGATCGAGATCCAGGAGGAGATGGAGCGCTCCTTCTTGGAGTACGCCATGTCGGTCATCGTGGCTCGGGCCCTGCCCGACGCCCGTGACGGCCTCAAGCCCGTGCACCGCCGGATCCTCTACGGGATGACCGAGGTGGGTGCCCGCTCCGACCGTCCCTACATGAAGTGCGCCCGCGTCACCGGCGAGGTCATGGGCAAGTACCACCCCCACGGCGACGGGGCCATCTACGACGCCCTGGTGCGCATGGCCCAGGACTTCAGCCTGCGCCACCCGCTCGTCGACGGCCACGGCAACTTCGGCTCGCCCGACTTCCCGGCTGC is a window encoding:
- a CDS encoding DNA topoisomerase subunit B, translated to MTDSYGAKDLQVLEGLEAVRKRPGMYIGSTGLNGLHHLVYEVVDNSVDEAMAGHCDQIDVTLLPDGGCRVVDDGRGIPVDPHPKYKDKTGVEVVLTVLHAGGKFGGSGYKVSGGLHGVGVSVVNALSSRLVVEVDRDGKHHVQEYAKGGLPQGRLEATGAAPRGRTGTTVTFWPDTEVFKSEGTEFRAQTLLERMQIYAFLNKGLEIRFHDQRDGHDNEPKVFKYSGGIADFVRHLNASKEPLFKRVGFFEATEETQELELAFQWNTAYNEGIHSFANGIATNEGGMHEEGFKKALTNAVNKYARTRNLLKEKDPNLLGEDIREGLTAIISVRLTDPQFEGQTKAKLGNVSIRSLVERATNEKLVDWLEENPTEGGQIARKAVQASRARVAAQQARNATRRKSPLEGAGMPGKLTDCSSRDPRATELFIVEGDSAGGSAIKARRPETQAILPIRGKILNVERARIDKMLKNNEVEALIKAIGAGFGDDFDVTKIRYHKIILMADADEDGSHIRALLLTLLFRQMKDLVEAGHVYIAQPPLFSTVVGKEKAYLKDEVARTRFLEEHAPKKFEFQRLKGLGEMDWKELGETTMDPTRRTLLQVSVEQAAIADEVMSVLMGDDVAVRKHFITTNAKDVRFLDI